A single Flavobacterium sp. 1 DNA region contains:
- a CDS encoding N-acetylmuramoyl-L-alanine amidase yields the protein MFSKNEFKIIIILFFTIFGFSFPSFAQSASKFKVVLDAGHGGKDPGARSKSNSYKEKDITLAVTLKVGKILEQNPSIDFIHTRKTDEFIELRERAKIANRANANLFVSIHCNSNKSATPNGSETYVMGMSRSNMNFEVSKAENSVIFLEDNYKKAYKGFDPNNPETLIGLKMVQENNLTSSIGFANRIQKNFSNSSGIKSRGIKQEPLWVLDASIMPGVLIEIGFISSPIDISFLESENGQNDIAKAIADAIVSYKNENFEDGGTENFDTKPSQMLNDNIVKKSENQLINKGSFKKDTLGSIFKIQLAASKNKLALQPKNFKGLKDVSSVYEDNVYKYFYGETSDYENAKNQLKVVKSKGYDSAFLIAFKNGKKISIQEAIK from the coding sequence ATGTTTTCAAAAAATGAATTTAAAATCATTATAATTTTATTTTTTACAATCTTTGGTTTTTCATTTCCAAGTTTTGCACAATCGGCTTCAAAATTCAAAGTTGTTTTGGATGCGGGTCATGGCGGCAAAGATCCTGGAGCAAGGTCAAAATCTAATAGCTATAAAGAAAAAGACATAACCTTGGCTGTTACATTAAAAGTTGGTAAAATATTAGAACAAAATCCGAGTATTGATTTCATACATACTCGAAAAACAGATGAGTTCATTGAACTTAGAGAAAGAGCAAAAATTGCAAATCGCGCCAATGCAAATTTATTTGTCTCCATTCATTGTAACTCAAACAAAAGTGCAACGCCAAATGGAAGCGAGACTTATGTAATGGGAATGTCAAGATCAAATATGAATTTTGAAGTTTCAAAAGCAGAAAACTCCGTAATCTTTTTAGAAGATAATTACAAAAAAGCATATAAAGGTTTTGATCCAAACAACCCAGAAACATTGATAGGGTTGAAAATGGTACAAGAAAATAATTTAACAAGCAGTATTGGTTTTGCAAATAGAATACAAAAGAATTTTTCAAATTCTTCTGGAATAAAATCAAGGGGGATAAAACAAGAACCTCTATGGGTTTTGGATGCGTCTATTATGCCTGGAGTTTTAATTGAGATTGGTTTTATTTCTAGTCCAATTGATATATCTTTTTTAGAATCAGAAAATGGCCAAAATGATATTGCCAAAGCTATTGCAGATGCTATAGTAAGTTATAAAAATGAAAATTTTGAAGATGGGGGGACGGAAAATTTTGACACAAAACCTTCACAAATGCTTAACGATAATATTGTAAAAAAGTCTGAAAATCAATTAATTAATAAGGGGAGTTTTAAAAAGGATACACTAGGGTCAATTTTTAAAATCCAATTAGCAGCCAGTAAAAATAAATTAGCCTTACAGCCTAAAAATTTCAAAGGACTAAAAGATGTGTCCTCAGTATATGAAGATAATGTCTATAAATACTTTTATGGAGAAACTTCCGATTATGAAAATGCTAAAAATCAATTGAAAGTAGTGAAATCCAAAGGATATGATTCAGCTTTTTTAATTGCATTCAAAAACGGAAAAAAAATAAGCATTCAAGAAGCAATCAAATAA
- a CDS encoding N-acetylmuramoyl-L-alanine amidase, which produces MDISKKIKIAFTFLIMMLMTNIYGQSNDFKVTLDAGHGAHDFGANYSGRVEKNIALAIVLKVGKILEAYPKIDVIYTRKTDVFIDLVERADIANRADSNIFVSIHLNANKNTEADGTETYVMGMNKIASNLEAAKKENAVITMEKDYKQKYEGYDPNSPETMIGMTLMQEEYLENSIALASKVEDQFAKLGKKLRHGGVKQAPFMVLHKAYMPRVLIETGFISNPTEGELLNSEEGQNDIARAIANAIISYKYEYFGDGGAETLGEKPSQILKEIPVKDSETPKENKNLIKKDTLGSIYKIQPFDSKNKFAMKPINFKGLQNV; this is translated from the coding sequence ATGGATATATCAAAAAAAATAAAAATTGCATTTACATTTTTAATAATGATGTTGATGACCAATATTTATGGGCAGTCCAATGATTTTAAAGTCACATTAGATGCGGGTCACGGAGCGCATGATTTTGGGGCGAATTATAGCGGAAGAGTTGAGAAAAATATAGCATTGGCTATTGTTTTGAAAGTGGGTAAAATTTTGGAAGCTTATCCCAAAATAGATGTTATATATACTAGAAAGACCGATGTTTTTATTGATTTGGTGGAGCGCGCAGATATTGCCAACAGAGCTGATTCAAATATTTTTGTCTCCATACATTTAAATGCAAATAAAAACACCGAAGCCGATGGTACCGAAACCTATGTAATGGGTATGAATAAAATTGCGTCTAATCTTGAAGCGGCAAAAAAAGAAAATGCCGTAATCACAATGGAGAAAGATTACAAACAAAAATATGAAGGTTATGATCCCAACTCTCCAGAAACAATGATTGGCATGACTTTGATGCAGGAGGAATATTTGGAAAACAGTATTGCATTAGCAAGTAAAGTTGAAGATCAATTTGCCAAGTTAGGTAAGAAATTAAGGCATGGAGGTGTAAAACAAGCCCCTTTTATGGTTTTGCACAAAGCTTATATGCCTAGGGTTCTAATTGAGACAGGATTTATTTCTAATCCTACAGAAGGAGAATTATTAAATTCAGAGGAGGGACAAAATGACATTGCTAGAGCTATTGCCAATGCCATAATCAGTTATAAATATGAATATTTTGGTGATGGAGGAGCAGAAACTTTAGGTGAGAAACCTTCTCAAATACTCAAAGAGATTCCTGTAAAAGATTCTGAAACTCCAAAGGAAAATAAGAACTTAATTAAAAAAGATACTCTGGGTTCAATTTATAAAATTCAGCCTTTTGACAGTAAAAATAAATTTGCGATGAAGCCAATAAATTTTAAGGGATTGCAAAATGTCTAA
- a CDS encoding putative LPS assembly protein LptD produces MHTNLFNIVLLSIFLSLGCSNLYSQDIKKKQTSIRANKQEVKKPINDTVDKNPKAETPTDTVKLDTIKIKKAFLNGQVKYKADDYAKIEQKKKLITLYDKAELYYQDVELKSGIIVMDYEKNEVYAGRIKDSLGNYTQFPNFKQGSNVIEPDSIRFNFKTKKALIWNSRTTQGEFNVKAAITKKENDSVYFLKGARFTTAKDVDNPEYYFQTNKIKFIPGKKIITGSTYMVIAGVPTPIYMPFAYFPLSKETSVSGIILPSYNDSNTKGFSLQNGGYYFALSDHYNLTVVGDYYTNGSYALGMQSSYANRYHFQGNFNVRFENNIISERGYPDYSKTKIYNIQWSHSQDSKANPNSTFSASVNLGSSEYFKKTINQVNVGSSLNNSLSSSISYSTVFHSVPESRISLTATHSQNTNTKVINMTLPTLQFSVDRIYPFAKNDGAKKGFFKNINLQYNLNGKNSFITTDSLFFKPQMFQNADIGFQHSIPLSTNFKVFKYFSVSTSLNYDEVWYFKTIEKHYDNQLATVVTNDVKGFDAFRTYSSSTSIGTTIYGTFNFGDDKKIKSIRHVMRPAISHSYTPSFEKYYDTYAIDGSGGMQKDYTRFEGGMYGSPGLNSSNSIGFNLSNTFEAKVADKDTTKTEAKKIMLLNNLNFSTSYDVNAKTLAWAPVRVSGGTQFFDNKLSANFGTTLDPYAIDNSGNRINTYNINNGGSLFRMTSANLTMNYSLTSKGDKKEKKDSQAARNGGREDDLFGSDIDTGSYRKNSQFGDDDEKEDAVTEFFRAKLPWDMTFAYSLTYGNNNREKKITGNSIMISANTDLTPKWKAGISTGFDFVQKGVTFTQLRFERDLMSWRMDFNWTPFGTNTSWNFYIGIKSGVLSDIKWEKRKQNF; encoded by the coding sequence TTGCATACAAACTTATTTAATATCGTTTTACTATCAATTTTCCTATCTCTAGGTTGTTCTAATCTATATTCTCAAGATATAAAAAAGAAACAGACTTCTATTCGTGCTAATAAACAAGAAGTTAAGAAACCTATTAATGATACTGTAGATAAAAACCCTAAAGCTGAAACTCCAACTGACACAGTCAAATTAGACACAATTAAAATTAAAAAAGCTTTCCTTAACGGACAGGTAAAATACAAAGCCGACGACTATGCAAAAATTGAGCAAAAGAAAAAACTCATTACTTTATACGATAAAGCTGAATTATATTACCAAGATGTTGAATTAAAATCAGGTATTATTGTCATGGATTATGAAAAAAACGAGGTCTATGCAGGCCGAATTAAAGATTCTCTTGGCAATTATACTCAATTTCCAAATTTCAAACAAGGTTCCAATGTCATTGAACCAGATTCCATACGCTTTAATTTCAAAACAAAAAAAGCTTTAATTTGGAATTCCAGAACTACTCAAGGGGAGTTTAATGTAAAAGCGGCAATTACCAAAAAAGAAAATGATTCTGTTTACTTTCTTAAAGGCGCAAGATTTACAACAGCAAAAGACGTTGATAATCCTGAATATTATTTTCAAACCAATAAAATAAAATTTATTCCAGGAAAAAAAATCATAACAGGTTCTACCTACATGGTTATCGCTGGAGTTCCAACCCCAATATACATGCCTTTTGCCTATTTTCCATTATCAAAAGAAACAAGCGTGTCGGGAATTATTCTGCCTTCTTATAATGATTCTAATACCAAAGGGTTTTCGTTGCAAAATGGAGGTTATTATTTTGCGCTAAGCGACCATTACAATTTAACCGTTGTTGGAGATTACTACACCAATGGAAGTTATGCGTTGGGAATGCAGTCATCTTATGCGAACAGATACCATTTTCAGGGAAACTTTAATGTTAGATTCGAGAACAATATTATTAGTGAAAGAGGATATCCTGATTATTCTAAAACAAAAATATATAATATTCAATGGTCGCATTCACAAGACTCAAAAGCGAATCCAAATTCAACATTTTCTGCTTCTGTGAATTTAGGAAGCAGTGAATACTTCAAAAAAACCATCAATCAAGTCAATGTTGGATCTTCATTAAACAACTCATTGAGTTCTTCAATCTCATATAGCACAGTATTTCATTCCGTACCAGAAAGCAGAATATCACTTACAGCAACTCATTCTCAAAACACCAATACAAAAGTGATCAATATGACCCTTCCTACATTACAATTTAGCGTAGACCGTATTTATCCGTTTGCAAAAAATGATGGTGCAAAAAAGGGTTTTTTCAAGAACATTAATTTACAATATAACTTGAATGGAAAAAACAGCTTTATTACAACTGATTCACTGTTTTTTAAACCCCAAATGTTCCAAAATGCTGATATTGGATTCCAACATTCAATTCCTTTAAGCACCAACTTTAAAGTATTTAAATATTTTAGCGTTTCAACATCTTTAAACTATGATGAAGTTTGGTATTTTAAAACTATCGAAAAACATTATGACAATCAATTAGCTACAGTGGTTACTAACGATGTAAAAGGTTTTGATGCTTTTAGAACTTATTCTTCATCAACAAGCATAGGAACTACTATTTATGGAACTTTTAATTTTGGTGATGATAAAAAAATAAAATCAATAAGGCACGTAATGAGACCTGCAATTTCTCATAGTTACACTCCTAGTTTTGAAAAATATTATGACACCTATGCAATTGACGGCAGCGGCGGGATGCAAAAAGATTACACCCGATTTGAAGGTGGTATGTATGGATCACCTGGCCTCAATAGTTCAAATTCCATTGGATTCAACCTTAGCAATACTTTTGAAGCAAAAGTTGCCGACAAGGATACTACCAAAACAGAGGCGAAAAAAATAATGCTTTTAAACAACTTAAATTTTTCTACCAGTTATGACGTAAATGCTAAAACGCTTGCATGGGCTCCTGTGAGAGTAAGCGGTGGAACACAATTTTTTGACAATAAACTGAGCGCTAATTTTGGAACAACTTTGGATCCATACGCAATTGATAATTCAGGAAACAGAATCAATACCTACAATATCAATAATGGCGGCAGTCTTTTTAGAATGACAAGTGCAAATTTGACAATGAATTACTCTCTAACCAGCAAAGGTGATAAAAAAGAAAAAAAGGATTCGCAGGCTGCAAGAAACGGAGGCCGTGAAGATGATTTATTCGGTTCAGATATTGATACCGGAAGCTATCGAAAAAACAGTCAATTTGGCGATGATGATGAAAAAGAAGATGCCGTTACTGAGTTTTTTAGAGCAAAACTGCCTTGGGATATGACATTTGCCTATTCCTTAACCTATGGAAACAACAATAGAGAGAAAAAAATAACTGGAAATTCCATTATGATTTCGGCTAATACTGATTTAACTCCAAAATGGAAAGCGGGTATTTCTACAGGTTTTGATTTTGTTCAAAAAGGTGTTACTTTTACTCAATTGCGTTTTGAAAGAGATTTAATGAGCTGGAGAATGGATTTTAACTGGACTCCATTTGGAACAAATACAAGCTGGAATTTCTATATCGGAATCAAATCAGGCGTTCTTAGTGATATTAAATGGGAAAAAAGAAAACAAAACTTCTAG
- a CDS encoding RidA family protein: protein MKTIIYTQKAPAPIGPYNQAVLKGNTLYTSGQIALDPATMELVIDSIESETKQVMENMKAVLEAAGMTFENVVKTSIFISDMNDFGKINTVYGSYFNEKTAPARETVQVACLPKNVNVEISMIAVL from the coding sequence ATGAAGACAATAATCTATACCCAAAAAGCTCCAGCACCGATTGGTCCATATAACCAGGCTGTTTTAAAAGGAAATACTTTATATACATCTGGTCAAATTGCACTAGATCCAGCTACAATGGAGTTAGTAATAGACAGCATCGAATCAGAAACGAAACAAGTGATGGAAAATATGAAAGCAGTTCTTGAAGCAGCAGGAATGACTTTTGAAAATGTAGTAAAGACTTCTATTTTTATTTCTGATATGAATGATTTTGGAAAAATCAATACTGTTTACGGATCGTATTTTAATGAAAAAACCGCTCCAGCTCGTGAAACGGTTCAAGTGGCATGTTTGCCAAAAAATGTAAATGTAGAAATCTCTATGATTGCTGTGCTATAG
- a CDS encoding methylglyoxal synthase: MEIAIIAHDGKKEDIVKFLIKNREVLQQEKIKFIATGTTGGRAEEAGFKTTRMLSGPLGGDAQIAGRVAEGKTQMVLFFKDPLSSHPHEADVNMLIRVCDVHNIPLATNEATAQLLIDAIAQQS, from the coding sequence ATGGAGATAGCAATTATTGCGCATGACGGGAAAAAAGAAGATATTGTAAAATTTTTGATTAAAAACCGTGAAGTACTGCAACAGGAAAAGATAAAGTTTATAGCAACCGGAACTACCGGAGGCAGAGCCGAAGAAGCTGGTTTTAAAACCACAAGAATGCTTTCAGGTCCGTTAGGAGGTGATGCACAAATTGCGGGTAGAGTTGCCGAAGGTAAAACACAGATGGTTTTGTTCTTTAAAGATCCTCTTTCTAGTCATCCTCACGAAGCAGATGTTAACATGCTTATACGTGTTTGCGATGTACACAATATACCGTTAGCAACAAATGAAGCAACAGCACAATTGTTAATAGATGCTATAGCACAGCAATCATAG
- a CDS encoding N-acetylglucosamine kinase — protein sequence MKLIVDSGSTKADWIAIDDDGKVMFTTQTLGLNPEILNGDEIIDRLNDRFDILQNKKTATHLFFYGAGCGTDRMKIMLSEIFREYFSNAVVVVEEDTYAAVFATTPKGESAIVGILGTGSNCSYFNGTVLEQKVQSLGYIVMDDCSGNVFGKELIRKYYFNKMPKELAEVFEKEYNLEPDYIKNKLYKEPNPNAYLATFAKFLIQNKQHEFCRKIIFKAMKSFIKNYIKQYENCKEVPVHFVGSIAFYLKEELAEIFEKYELQLGNVLRRPIDGLIAYHVANS from the coding sequence ATGAAATTAATAGTTGACAGTGGTTCTACTAAAGCAGATTGGATTGCGATAGATGACGATGGGAAAGTTATGTTTACCACACAAACATTAGGTTTAAATCCAGAAATTCTTAACGGTGATGAGATTATAGACCGCCTAAATGACCGTTTTGATATATTACAGAATAAAAAAACCGCTACCCACTTATTTTTCTATGGTGCAGGCTGCGGAACTGACAGAATGAAAATAATGCTTTCTGAAATTTTCAGAGAATATTTTTCGAATGCTGTAGTGGTTGTTGAAGAAGATACGTATGCTGCTGTTTTTGCTACTACTCCAAAAGGTGAAAGCGCAATTGTTGGTATTCTTGGCACAGGTTCAAACTGCAGTTACTTTAATGGTACTGTTTTAGAGCAAAAAGTACAGTCATTAGGTTATATTGTAATGGACGATTGCAGTGGAAATGTTTTTGGAAAAGAGCTAATCAGAAAATACTATTTTAATAAAATGCCAAAAGAATTGGCTGAAGTCTTTGAAAAAGAGTATAATTTGGAACCTGATTATATCAAAAATAAATTATACAAAGAACCAAACCCCAATGCTTATCTTGCCACTTTTGCGAAATTCTTAATTCAGAATAAACAGCATGAATTTTGCCGTAAGATAATATTCAAAGCAATGAAATCTTTTATTAAAAATTATATTAAGCAGTATGAAAACTGTAAAGAAGTACCAGTACATTTTGTAGGTTCTATTGCTTTTTATTTAAAAGAGGAATTAGCCGAAATTTTCGAAAAATATGAACTGCAGTTAGGTAATGTATTAAGAAGACCAATTGATGGCTTAATAGCTTATCACGTAGCAAATAGTTAA
- the gap gene encoding type I glyceraldehyde-3-phosphate dehydrogenase, with amino-acid sequence MSKVKLGINGFGRIGRIVFRESFNRDNIEVVAINDLLDVDHLAYLLKYDSVHGRFDGTVEVKEGKLYVNGRNIRITAERNPADLKWNEVDVDVVAECTGIFTTIETANEHIKGGAKKVIISAPSADAPMFVMGVNHETAKASDVVVSNASCTTNCLAPLAKVIHDNFGIVEALMTTVHATTSTQMTADGPSRKDWRGGRAASINIIPSSTGAAKAVGKVIPELNGKLTGMAFRVPTADVSTVDLTVKVAKETSYEEIMAVLKKASETTMKGIMGYTEDAVVSQDFISDKRTSIIDATAGIGLNSTFFKLVSWYDNEYGYSSKLIDLAVHISSLK; translated from the coding sequence ATGTCAAAAGTAAAATTAGGAATAAACGGATTTGGTAGAATTGGAAGAATTGTTTTCAGAGAATCTTTCAACAGAGATAATATAGAAGTTGTAGCGATCAACGATTTATTAGATGTTGATCATTTAGCATACTTGTTAAAATATGATTCAGTTCACGGTCGTTTTGATGGAACTGTAGAAGTTAAAGAAGGAAAACTTTATGTAAACGGAAGAAATATTCGTATCACAGCCGAAAGAAATCCAGCTGACTTGAAATGGAATGAAGTTGATGTTGATGTAGTAGCTGAGTGTACAGGTATCTTTACAACTATCGAAACTGCAAATGAGCACATTAAAGGCGGTGCTAAAAAAGTAATTATCTCTGCTCCATCTGCAGATGCTCCAATGTTTGTAATGGGAGTTAACCACGAAACTGCAAAAGCATCTGATGTAGTTGTTTCTAACGCATCTTGTACTACAAACTGTTTAGCTCCTTTGGCTAAAGTTATTCACGATAATTTTGGAATTGTTGAAGCTTTGATGACAACTGTTCACGCTACAACTTCAACTCAAATGACTGCTGACGGACCTTCTAGAAAAGACTGGAGAGGTGGTCGTGCTGCATCAATAAATATTATTCCTTCATCAACTGGAGCTGCAAAAGCGGTTGGAAAAGTTATTCCAGAATTGAATGGAAAATTAACAGGTATGGCTTTCCGTGTTCCTACTGCTGACGTTTCTACAGTAGATTTAACAGTTAAAGTTGCTAAAGAAACTTCTTATGAAGAAATTATGGCTGTTTTGAAAAAAGCTTCTGAAACTACAATGAAAGGAATTATGGGATATACTGAAGATGCTGTTGTATCTCAAGATTTTATTTCTGACAAAAGAACTTCAATCATTGATGCTACTGCAGGAATTGGCTTAAATTCAACTTTCTTTAAATTGGTATCTTGGTATGATAATGAATATGGATATTCAAGCAAATTAATTGATTTGGCTGTTCATATTAGTTCATTAAAATAA
- the pfkA gene encoding 6-phosphofructokinase → MSKTIKKIGVLTSGGDSPGMNAAIRSVVRTCAFHNIGCVGIYRGYQGMIEGDFKEMGPRSVNNIVNKGGTILKSARSMDFKTPEGREKAHKNLVKAGIDALVVIGGDGSFTGALLFNSEYDFPVMGIPGTIDNDIFGTSHTLGYDTALNTVVEVIDKIRDTASSHNRLFLIEVMGRDAGHIALNAGIGAGAEEILIPEEDLGLDRLLDSLRKSKAAGKSSSIVVIAEGDKIGKTVFELKDYVESNFPEYDVRVSVLGHMQRGGAPSCFDRVLASRLGVKAVECLLEGKSNYMVGLLADKIALTPLEQAIKGHTEIDQELLRVSDIMSI, encoded by the coding sequence ATGTCAAAAACAATAAAAAAGATAGGTGTACTTACCTCTGGAGGAGACTCTCCAGGAATGAATGCCGCTATTCGTTCTGTTGTGCGAACATGTGCTTTTCATAACATAGGATGTGTTGGTATTTATAGAGGCTATCAAGGAATGATTGAAGGGGATTTTAAAGAAATGGGACCCCGAAGTGTAAATAACATTGTAAATAAAGGAGGGACTATTTTAAAATCTGCTCGGTCAATGGATTTTAAAACCCCAGAAGGACGTGAAAAAGCTCATAAAAACCTTGTGAAAGCCGGTATTGATGCTTTAGTAGTAATCGGAGGTGACGGTTCTTTTACAGGAGCTTTGTTATTTAATTCAGAATATGATTTTCCAGTAATGGGAATTCCTGGAACTATTGACAATGATATATTTGGCACAAGCCATACTTTGGGTTATGATACTGCTTTAAATACAGTTGTTGAAGTAATTGATAAAATTCGTGATACTGCAAGTTCACATAACAGATTGTTTCTTATTGAAGTTATGGGACGTGATGCAGGTCATATAGCATTGAATGCCGGTATTGGTGCTGGTGCTGAAGAAATTCTTATTCCAGAAGAGGATTTAGGATTAGATCGTTTGTTAGATTCTTTGAGAAAAAGCAAGGCAGCAGGCAAATCATCAAGTATAGTTGTAATTGCAGAAGGTGATAAAATTGGTAAAACGGTTTTTGAACTAAAGGATTATGTTGAGTCTAATTTTCCAGAATATGATGTGCGTGTATCTGTATTAGGCCACATGCAGCGTGGTGGAGCACCGTCATGTTTTGACAGAGTTTTGGCCAGCCGTTTGGGAGTAAAAGCAGTAGAATGTTTATTAGAAGGGAAATCAAACTATATGGTTGGTTTATTGGCTGATAAAATAGCGCTTACACCTTTAGAACAAGCAATTAAAGGACATACTGAAATTGATCAGGAATTACTCCGCGTATCAGATATTATGTCGATTTAA